The Candidatus Methylomirabilis sp. genome contains a region encoding:
- a CDS encoding hybrid sensor histidine kinase/response regulator, with translation MGFPRTPHILLVDDEEWNLGLLEGLLGPHGCRLSRAADGETALRLAVAEAPDCILLDVMLPDVDGFEVCRRLKADPTTTAIPVIMVTALREREDRARGLEAGADDFLSKPVNTHELWARVRSLLRLRFLHEELADRLRQLRAAETLKEQLTQLLIHDLNGPLSALKVNLSVLLAGLEEPLQPRQEAILTRALGNAEHLSHLIRTLLDIARLEEGRLPVKEEPVSLPALAAAASREQEAAFRAKGVALEVAVSAGLPPVLGDEDLLTRILDNLLRNALEFTPAGGRVTVTGRAGAEEVTLGVRDTGQGIPAAFREKIFDKFAQAEVGSRGGRRGTGLGLTFCRLAVEAHGGRIWVESAEGRGSCFFVTLPRAGEETDG, from the coding sequence ATGGGCTTCCCCCGCACCCCCCACATCCTCCTGGTGGACGATGAGGAGTGGAACCTCGGCCTCCTGGAAGGTCTCCTCGGGCCCCACGGGTGCCGCCTGAGCCGCGCCGCCGACGGGGAGACGGCCCTCCGGCTCGCCGTCGCAGAGGCCCCGGACTGCATCCTCCTGGACGTGATGCTCCCGGACGTGGACGGCTTCGAGGTCTGCCGCCGCCTGAAGGCGGACCCGACCACGACAGCGATCCCGGTGATCATGGTGACGGCGCTCCGGGAGCGCGAGGATCGAGCCCGGGGTCTGGAGGCGGGGGCCGACGACTTCCTCAGCAAGCCGGTGAACACGCACGAGCTCTGGGCCCGCGTCCGCTCCCTCCTGCGGCTGCGCTTCCTGCACGAGGAGCTGGCGGATCGACTCCGGCAGCTCCGGGCCGCCGAGACGCTAAAGGAGCAGCTCACCCAGCTCCTGATCCACGACCTGAACGGACCCCTGAGTGCCCTGAAGGTGAACCTGAGCGTCCTCCTGGCCGGCCTCGAGGAGCCGCTCCAGCCCCGGCAGGAGGCGATCCTCACGCGGGCGCTGGGGAACGCCGAGCACCTCTCCCACCTCATCCGGACCCTGCTGGACATTGCCCGGCTGGAAGAGGGGCGCCTGCCGGTGAAGGAGGAGCCGGTATCCCTCCCGGCGCTGGCCGCGGCCGCGTCCCGCGAGCAGGAGGCCGCGTTTCGGGCCAAAGGAGTGGCGCTCGAGGTGGCCGTGTCGGCCGGTCTTCCCCCCGTCCTCGGGGACGAGGACCTCCTGACCCGGATCCTGGATAACCTCCTGCGCAACGCCCTGGAGTTCACCCCTGCCGGAGGGCGGGTGACGGTCACGGGCCGCGCCGGCGCGGAGGAGGTCACGCTGGGCGTGCGGGACACCGGCCAGGGGATTCCCGCCGCCTTCCGCGAGAAGATCTTCGACAAGTTCGCCCAGGCGGAGGTCGGATCCCGGGGGGGACGCCGGGGAACGGGTCTCGGGCTGACCTTCTGCCGGTTGGCGGTGGAGGCCCACGGCGGCCGGATCTGGGTGGAGAGCGCGGAGGGCAGGGGAAGCTGCTTCTTTGTGACGCTGCCCCGCGCCGGGGAGGAGACGGATGGCTGA
- a CDS encoding response regulator: MMTILIIEDNRRNMLLVRELLAMHGFRALEASDAEEGIARAKAERPDLILMDLQLPGMDGLTATRLLRQDPATAAIPVIALTAHAMKGDRERALEAGCTGYIPKPIDTRRFLAQIRTFLPGAAKPGRA; the protein is encoded by the coding sequence ATGATGACCATCCTGATCATCGAGGACAACCGGCGGAACATGCTGCTGGTCCGGGAGCTTCTCGCGATGCACGGGTTCCGGGCGCTGGAGGCCTCCGACGCCGAGGAGGGGATCGCGCGCGCCAAGGCGGAGCGGCCCGACCTCATCCTGATGGATCTCCAGCTCCCGGGGATGGACGGCCTGACCGCCACCCGGTTGCTCCGCCAGGATCCCGCCACCGCCGCGATCCCCGTGATCGCCCTCACGGCCCACGCCATGAAGGGGGACCGGGAGCGGGCCCTGGAGGCGGGCTGCACCGGCTACATCCCGAAACCCATCGACACGCGGCGCTTCCTGGCCCAGATCCGGACGTTCCTACCGGGCGCGGCGAAACCGGGGCGGGCCTGA